Proteins encoded within one genomic window of Micromonospora halotolerans:
- the hypF gene encoding carbamoyltransferase HypF produces MDLTSARRMHVRVEGIVQGVGFRPFVHALATEYELAGFVGNDSAGVFVEVEGDGDRLTAFVADLSRRAPTLAQVERLTTDAVPPTGQPGFAIVTSVTGRGRDALISPDTATCPDCLAELADPTDRRHGYPFTNCTNCGPRFTIVEDVPYDRCTTTMAEFPMCAACADEYADPGDRRFHAEPVCCPACGPALRLLDADGDPLPDDPLGAAVRWLRDGRIVAVKGLGGYHLATRADHDRAVSTLRARKHREEKPFALMAGDLPAARTLVHVAPAAERVLTGARRPVVLLPRRADAPVAASVAPGNRDLGVMLPYTPLHHLLVGRLGMPIVLTSGNVSDEPIAHRDDDARRRLARIADGFLTHERRIHVRTDDSVVRVFRGRELPVRRSRGYVPAPVTLPWRFDRPVLACGAELKNTFCLAKGRRAFVSHHIGDLENFETLRAFTDGIEHFTRLFDVRPEVVAHDLHPEYLSSKYALEREDVELLGVQHHHAHIASCLADNGDPGPVIGVAFDGLGYGPDGTFWGGELLAADLTGFERIGHLGAVPMPGGVAAVHEPWRMAAAYLDEVYGDAVPDLAVVRRHGRHWSAVVGLARTGTNSPRTSSAGRLFDAVSAILGLHDRVTYEGQAAIALEQRADPDERGGYRVEATGPVPLQDVGRELVRCVVDDLRAKVDPGLIAARFHHGLADAVVRAAGAVRESRGLTTVALSGGVFQNVLLLDRVVCGLEQDGFRVLVHSRVPPNDGGISLGQAVVAAARGVPAD; encoded by the coding sequence GTGGATCTGACAAGCGCGCGGCGGATGCACGTCCGGGTCGAGGGCATCGTGCAGGGGGTCGGGTTCCGGCCGTTCGTGCATGCGCTGGCCACCGAGTACGAGCTGGCCGGGTTCGTCGGCAACGACAGCGCGGGCGTCTTCGTCGAGGTCGAAGGGGACGGAGACCGGCTGACCGCCTTCGTAGCCGACCTCAGCCGGCGGGCACCGACACTCGCCCAGGTCGAACGGCTCACCACCGACGCGGTGCCGCCGACCGGTCAGCCCGGCTTCGCCATCGTCACCAGCGTCACCGGCAGGGGTCGGGACGCGTTGATCTCCCCGGACACCGCCACCTGCCCCGACTGCCTGGCGGAGCTGGCCGATCCGACGGACCGGCGCCACGGCTACCCGTTCACGAACTGCACCAACTGCGGGCCGCGGTTCACCATCGTCGAGGACGTGCCGTACGACCGGTGCACCACCACGATGGCGGAGTTTCCGATGTGCGCCGCCTGTGCCGACGAGTACGCAGACCCTGGAGACCGCCGCTTCCACGCTGAGCCGGTGTGCTGCCCCGCGTGCGGTCCGGCCCTCCGGCTCCTCGACGCCGACGGCGACCCGCTTCCCGACGATCCCCTGGGCGCCGCCGTACGGTGGCTGCGCGACGGCCGGATCGTCGCGGTCAAGGGCCTCGGCGGCTACCACCTGGCTACCCGGGCCGACCACGACCGGGCCGTCTCGACGCTGCGCGCCCGCAAGCACCGCGAGGAGAAACCCTTCGCCCTGATGGCCGGCGACCTGCCGGCGGCGCGCACCCTGGTTCACGTGGCGCCGGCAGCCGAACGGGTGCTCACCGGCGCACGCCGTCCCGTGGTGCTGCTGCCCCGCCGCGCCGACGCCCCGGTCGCCGCGTCGGTGGCACCGGGCAACCGCGACCTGGGCGTGATGCTGCCGTACACCCCGTTGCACCATCTGCTGGTCGGTCGACTCGGCATGCCGATCGTGCTGACCAGCGGCAATGTATCGGATGAACCGATTGCCCACCGCGACGACGACGCCCGCCGGCGACTGGCGCGGATCGCCGACGGATTCCTGACGCACGAGCGGCGGATCCACGTCCGGACCGACGACTCGGTGGTCCGCGTGTTCCGGGGCCGTGAGCTGCCGGTACGGCGCTCCCGTGGATACGTGCCCGCGCCAGTCACCCTCCCGTGGCGGTTTGACCGCCCGGTACTCGCGTGCGGCGCGGAGTTGAAGAACACGTTCTGCCTGGCGAAGGGCCGACGTGCGTTCGTGTCGCACCACATCGGCGACCTGGAAAACTTCGAGACGTTGCGGGCGTTCACCGACGGGATAGAGCACTTCACCCGGCTCTTCGACGTCCGACCGGAGGTCGTGGCCCACGACCTGCATCCCGAATACCTGTCCAGCAAGTACGCGCTGGAGCGCGAGGACGTCGAGTTGCTCGGCGTCCAGCACCACCACGCCCACATCGCGTCCTGCCTGGCCGACAACGGCGACCCCGGCCCGGTGATCGGCGTCGCCTTCGACGGTCTCGGATACGGTCCGGACGGCACCTTCTGGGGAGGCGAGCTGCTCGCCGCCGACCTGACCGGGTTCGAGCGGATCGGCCACCTGGGCGCGGTGCCGATGCCGGGCGGGGTCGCGGCGGTACACGAGCCGTGGCGGATGGCGGCGGCCTACCTCGACGAGGTCTACGGCGACGCGGTGCCCGATCTGGCGGTGGTGCGGCGGCACGGGCGGCACTGGTCCGCGGTGGTGGGGCTGGCGCGGACCGGAACGAACTCGCCGCGTACGTCCAGCGCAGGCCGGTTGTTCGACGCCGTCTCGGCGATCCTCGGCCTGCACGACCGGGTCACGTACGAGGGGCAGGCCGCGATCGCTCTGGAGCAGCGGGCCGATCCCGACGAGCGGGGCGGCTACCGGGTCGAGGCGACCGGTCCGGTCCCGCTCCAGGACGTCGGGCGCGAGCTGGTTCGCTGCGTGGTCGACGACCTGCGCGCCAAGGTGGATCCCGGCCTGATCGCCGCGCGGTTCCATCACGGTTTGGCGGATGCCGTGGTACGGGCGGCCGGCGCCGTCCGG